In one Vicugna pacos chromosome 22, VicPac4, whole genome shotgun sequence genomic region, the following are encoded:
- the ADAMTS10 gene encoding A disintegrin and metalloproteinase with thrombospondin motifs 10 isoform X3, with protein MAPACQILRWALALGLGLAFEVTHAFRSQDEFLSSLESYEIAFPTRVDHNGALLAFSPPTTRRQRRGTGPLTESRLFYKVAAPSTHFLLNLTRNPRLVAGHVSVEYWTREGLAWQRAARPHCLYAGHLQGQPSTSHVAISTCGGLHGLIVADEEEYLIEPLQGGPKGHRAPEESGPHVVYKRSSLRHPHLDTACGVRDEKPWKGRPWWLRTLKPPPARPLGNETERGQPGLKRSVSRERYVETLVVADKMMVAYHGRRDVEQYVLAIMNIVAKLFQDSSLGNIVNILVTRLILLTEDQPTLEITHHAGKSLDSFCKWQKSIVNHSGHGNAIPENGVANHDTAVLITRYDICIYKNKPCGTLGLAPVGGMCERERSCSINEDIGLATAFTIAHEIGHTFGMNHDGVGNSCGARGQDPAKLMAAHITMKTNPFVWSSCSRDYITSFLDSGLGLCLNNRPPRQDFVYPTVAPGQAYDADEQCRFQHGVKSRQCKYGEVCSELWCLSKSNRCITNSIPAAEGTLCQTHTIDKGWCYKRVCVPFGSRPEGVDGAWGPWTPWGDCSRTCGGGVSSSSRHCDSPRPTIGGKYCLGERRRHRSCNTDDCPPGSQDFREMQCSEFDSVPFRGKFYTWKTYRGGGVKACSLTCLAEGFNFYTERAAAVVDGTPCRPDTVDICVSGECKHVGCDRVLGSDLREDKCRVCGGDGSACETIEGVFSSALLGAGYEEVVWIPKGSVHIFIQDLNLSVSHVALKGDQESLLLEGLPGTPQPHRLPLAGTTFQLRQGPDQTQSLEALGPINTSLIIMVLARTELPALRYRFNAPIARDALPPYSWHYVPWTKCSAQCAGGSQVQAVECRSQLDSSAVAPHHCSAHSKLPRRQRACNTEPCPPDWVVGNWSRCSRSCDAGVRSRSVVCQRRVSAAEEKALDDSACPQPRPPVLEACHGPACPPEWAALDWSECTPSCGPGLRHRVVLCKSADHRATLPPAHCPPAAKPPATMRCNLRRCPPARWVAGEWGECSAQCGFGQQQRPVRCSSHTGQPSRECAEALRPPATQQCEARCDSAPPGDGLEECKDVNKVAYCPLVLKFQFCSRAYFRQMCCKTCQGR; from the exons ATGGCTCCCGCCTGCCAAATCCTCCGCTGGGCCCTCGCCCTGGGGCTGGGCCTCGCGTTCGAGGTCACGCATGCCTTCCGGTCTCAAG ATGAGTTCCTGTCCAGTCTGGAGAGCTATGAGATCGCCTTCCCCACCCGAGTGGACCACAACGGGGCTCTGCTGGCCTTCTCGCCCCCAACCACCCGGAGGCAGCGTCGGGGCACGGGGCCCCTAACAGAGTCCCGCCTCTTCTACAAGGTGGCCGCCCCCAGCACCCACTTCCTGCTGAACCTGACCCGCAACCCCCGCCTCGTGGCAGGGCACGTCTCCGTGGAATACTGGACTCGAGAGGGCCTGGCCTGGCAGAGGGCTGCCCGGCCCCACTGCCTCTATGCCGGCCACCTGCAGGGCCAGCCCAGCACCTCCCACGTGGCCATCAGCACGTGTGGGGGCCTG CATGGCCTGATTGTGGCAGATGAGGAAGAATACTTGATCGAGCCCCTGCAAGGTGGACCCAAGGGGCACCGTGCCCCAGAGGAGAGTGGCCCCCACGTGGTGTACAAGCGTTCCTCCCTGCGTCACCCCCACCTGGACACAGCCTGTGGAGTGAGAG ATGAGAAACCATGGAAGGGGCGGCCGTGGTGGTTGCGCACTCTGAAACCACCCCCTGCCCGGCCCCTCGGGAATGAAACGGAGCGTGGCCAGCCCGGCCTGAAGCGCTCGGTCAGCCGGGAGCGCTATGTGGAGACCCTGGTGGTGGCCGACAAGATGATGGTGGCCTACCACGGGCGCCGAGACGTGGAACAGTACGTGCTGGCCATCATGAACATT GTTGCCAAACTTTTCCAGGACTCAAGTCTGGGAAACATCGTTAATATCCTGGTAACACGCCTCATCCTGCTCACGGAGGACCAG CCCACCCTGGAGATCACCCACCACGCCGGGAAGTCCCTGGACAGCTTCTGTAAGTGGCAGAAATCCATCGTGAACCACAGTGGCCATGGCAACGCCATTCCTGAAAACGGCGTGGCCAACCATGACACAGCGGTGCTCATCACGcg CTATGACATCTGCATCTACAAGAACAAACCCTGCGGCACACTAG gcctggcccccgtgGGCGGGATGTGCGAGCGAGAGCGAAGTTGCAGCATCAACGAGGACATCGGCCTGGCCACGGCGTTCACCATCGCCCACGAGATCGGACACAC GTTTGGCATGAACCATGATGGCGTGGGGAACAGCTGCGGGGCCCGTGGCCAGGACCCGGCGAAGCTCATGGCTGCGCACATCACCATGAAGACCAACCCATTTGTGTGGTCCTCTTGCAGCCGTGACTACATCACCAGTTTTCTGGA CTCaggcctggggctctgcctgAACAATCGGCCCCCCAGACAGGACTTCGTGTACCCAACGGTGGCCCCTGGCCAGGCCTACGACGCAGACGAACAGTGCCGCTTCCAGCATGGAGTCAAATCGCGTCAGTGTAAATACGGG GAGGTCTGCAGCGAGTTGTGGTGTCTGAGCAAGAGCAACCGGTGCATCACCAACAGCATCCCGGCCGCGGAAGGCACGCTGTGCCAGACACACACCATCGACAAGGGG TGGTGCTACAAGCGTGTCTGCGTCCCCTTCGGATCGCGGCCGGAGGGCGTGGACGGGGCCTGGGGCCCGTGGACTCCGTGGGGCGACTGCAGCCGGACGTGCGGCGGCGGCGTGTCCTCCTCCAGCCGTCACTGCGACAGCCCCAG GCCGACGATCGGGGGCAAGTACTGCCTGGGCGAGAGACGGCGGCACCGCTCCTGCAACACCGAC gaCTGTCCCCCAGGCTCCCAGGACTTCAGGGAAATGCAGTGCTCTGAATTTGACAGCGTTCCCTTCCGTGGGAAATTCTACACTTGGAAGACGTACCGAGGAG GGGGCGTGAAGGCCTGCTCGCTCACGTGCCTAGCCGAAGGCTTCAACTTCTACACGGAGAGGGCGGCGGCTGTAGTGGACGGAACGCCCTGCCGCCCAGACACAGTGGACATTTGTGTCAGCGGCGAGTGCAAG CACGTGGGCTGTGACCGCGTCCTGGGCTCTGATCTCCGGGAGGACAAGTGCCGAGTGTGCGGGGGTGACGGCAGCGCCTGTGAAACCATCGAGGGGGTCTTCAGCTCAGCCTTGCTTGGGGCTG GATACGAGGAAGTCGTCTGGATCCCCAAAGGCTCTGTCCACATTTTCATCCAGGACCTGAACCTCTCCGTCAGTCACGTGG CCCTGAAGGGGGACCAGGAGTCCCTGCTGCTGGAGGGGCTGCCTggcaccccccagccccaccgccTGCCTCTGGCTGGGACCACCTTTCAGCTGCGACAAGGGCCAGATCAGACACAGAGCCTCGAAGCCCTGGGACCCATTAACACATCTCTCATCATCATG GTGTTGGCCCGAACAGAGCTGCCTGCCCTCCGCTACCGTTTCAACGCGCCCATTGCCCGAGATGCCCTGCCCCCCTACTCCTGGCACTACGTGCCCTGGACGAAGTGCTCAGCCCAGTGTGCAGGCG GCAGCCAGGTGCAGGCCGTGGAGTGCCGCAGTCAGCTGGACAGCTCAGCCGTGGCCCCCCACCACTGCAGTGCCCACAGCAAGCTGCCCAGGAGGCAGCGTGCCTGCAACACGGAGCCTTGCCCACCAGA CTGGGTTGTAGGGAACTGGTCGCGCTGCAGCCGCAGCTGTGATGCGGGTGTGCGCAGTCGCTCTGTCGTGTGCCAGCGCCGCGTGTCGGCCGCCGAGGAGAAGGCGCTGGACGACAGCGCGTGTCCGCAACCGCGCCCGCCGGTGCTGGAGGCCTGCCACGGCCCCGCCTGCCCGCCGGAGTGGGCCGCCCTCGACTGGTCGGAG TGCACCCCCAGCTGCGGCCCAGGCCTCCGCCACCGTGTCGTCCTTTGTAAGAGCGCAGACCACCGCGCCACGCTGCCCCCCGCGCACTGCCCGCCCGCAGCCAAGCCGCCGGCCACCATGCGCTGCAACCTGCGCCGCTGCCCACCGGCCCGCTGGGTGGCTGGCGAGTGGGGCGAG TGCTCTGCTCAGTGCGGCTTTGGGCAGCAACAGCGCCCCGTGCGCTGCTCCAGCCACACGGGCCAGCCATCACGCGAGTGCGCCGAGGCTCTACGGCCACCCGCCACGCAGCAGTGCGAGGCCAGGTGCGACAGCGCGCCTCCTGGGGACGGCCTGGAAG AGTGCAAGGATGTGAACAAGGTCGCCTACTGCCCCCTGGTGCTGAAATTTCAGTTCTGCAGCCGAGCCTACTTCCGCCAGATGTGCTGCAAAACCTGCCAGGGCCGCTAG
- the ADAMTS10 gene encoding A disintegrin and metalloproteinase with thrombospondin motifs 10 isoform X4 gives MAPACQILRWALALGLGLAFEVTHAFRSQDEFLSSLESYEIAFPTRVDHNGALLAFSPPTTRRQRRGTGPLTESRLFYKVAAPSTHFLLNLTRNPRLVAGHVSVEYWTREGLAWQRAARPHCLYAGHLQGQPSTSHVAISTCGGLHGLIVADEEEYLIEPLQGGPKGHRAPEESGPHVVYKRSSLRHPHLDTACGVRDEKPWKGRPWWLRTLKPPPARPLGNETERGQPGLKRSVSRERYVETLVVADKMMVAYHGRRDVEQYVLAIMNIVAKLFQDSSLGNIVNILVTRLILLTEDQPTLEITHHAGKSLDSFCKWQKSIVNHSGHGNAIPENGVANHDTAVLITRYDICIYKNKPCGTLGLAPVGGMCERERSCSINEDIGLATAFTIAHEIGHTFGMNHDGVGNSCGARGQDPAKLMAAHITMKTNPFVWSSCSRDYITSFLDSGLGLCLNNRPPRQDFVYPTVAPGQAYDADEQCRFQHGVKSRQCKYGEVCSELWCLSKSNRCITNSIPAAEGTLCQTHTIDKGWCYKRVCVPFGSRPEGVDGAWGPWTPWGDCSRTCGGGVSSSSRHCDSPRPTIGGKYCLGERRRHRSCNTDDCPPGSQDFREMQCSEFDSVPFRGKFYTWKTYRGGGVKACSLTCLAEGFNFYTERAAAVVDGTPCRPDTVDICVSGECKHVGCDRVLGSDLREDKCRVCGGDGSACETIEGVFSSALLGAGYEEVVWIPKGSVHIFIQDLNLSVSHVALKGDQESLLLEGLPGTPQPHRLPLAGTTFQLRQGPDQTQSLEALGPINTSLIIMVLARTELPALRYRFNAPIARDALPPYSWHYVPWTKCSAQCAGARCRPWSAAVSWTAQPWPPTTAVPTASCPGGSVPATRSLAHQTGL, from the exons ATGGCTCCCGCCTGCCAAATCCTCCGCTGGGCCCTCGCCCTGGGGCTGGGCCTCGCGTTCGAGGTCACGCATGCCTTCCGGTCTCAAG ATGAGTTCCTGTCCAGTCTGGAGAGCTATGAGATCGCCTTCCCCACCCGAGTGGACCACAACGGGGCTCTGCTGGCCTTCTCGCCCCCAACCACCCGGAGGCAGCGTCGGGGCACGGGGCCCCTAACAGAGTCCCGCCTCTTCTACAAGGTGGCCGCCCCCAGCACCCACTTCCTGCTGAACCTGACCCGCAACCCCCGCCTCGTGGCAGGGCACGTCTCCGTGGAATACTGGACTCGAGAGGGCCTGGCCTGGCAGAGGGCTGCCCGGCCCCACTGCCTCTATGCCGGCCACCTGCAGGGCCAGCCCAGCACCTCCCACGTGGCCATCAGCACGTGTGGGGGCCTG CATGGCCTGATTGTGGCAGATGAGGAAGAATACTTGATCGAGCCCCTGCAAGGTGGACCCAAGGGGCACCGTGCCCCAGAGGAGAGTGGCCCCCACGTGGTGTACAAGCGTTCCTCCCTGCGTCACCCCCACCTGGACACAGCCTGTGGAGTGAGAG ATGAGAAACCATGGAAGGGGCGGCCGTGGTGGTTGCGCACTCTGAAACCACCCCCTGCCCGGCCCCTCGGGAATGAAACGGAGCGTGGCCAGCCCGGCCTGAAGCGCTCGGTCAGCCGGGAGCGCTATGTGGAGACCCTGGTGGTGGCCGACAAGATGATGGTGGCCTACCACGGGCGCCGAGACGTGGAACAGTACGTGCTGGCCATCATGAACATT GTTGCCAAACTTTTCCAGGACTCAAGTCTGGGAAACATCGTTAATATCCTGGTAACACGCCTCATCCTGCTCACGGAGGACCAG CCCACCCTGGAGATCACCCACCACGCCGGGAAGTCCCTGGACAGCTTCTGTAAGTGGCAGAAATCCATCGTGAACCACAGTGGCCATGGCAACGCCATTCCTGAAAACGGCGTGGCCAACCATGACACAGCGGTGCTCATCACGcg CTATGACATCTGCATCTACAAGAACAAACCCTGCGGCACACTAG gcctggcccccgtgGGCGGGATGTGCGAGCGAGAGCGAAGTTGCAGCATCAACGAGGACATCGGCCTGGCCACGGCGTTCACCATCGCCCACGAGATCGGACACAC GTTTGGCATGAACCATGATGGCGTGGGGAACAGCTGCGGGGCCCGTGGCCAGGACCCGGCGAAGCTCATGGCTGCGCACATCACCATGAAGACCAACCCATTTGTGTGGTCCTCTTGCAGCCGTGACTACATCACCAGTTTTCTGGA CTCaggcctggggctctgcctgAACAATCGGCCCCCCAGACAGGACTTCGTGTACCCAACGGTGGCCCCTGGCCAGGCCTACGACGCAGACGAACAGTGCCGCTTCCAGCATGGAGTCAAATCGCGTCAGTGTAAATACGGG GAGGTCTGCAGCGAGTTGTGGTGTCTGAGCAAGAGCAACCGGTGCATCACCAACAGCATCCCGGCCGCGGAAGGCACGCTGTGCCAGACACACACCATCGACAAGGGG TGGTGCTACAAGCGTGTCTGCGTCCCCTTCGGATCGCGGCCGGAGGGCGTGGACGGGGCCTGGGGCCCGTGGACTCCGTGGGGCGACTGCAGCCGGACGTGCGGCGGCGGCGTGTCCTCCTCCAGCCGTCACTGCGACAGCCCCAG GCCGACGATCGGGGGCAAGTACTGCCTGGGCGAGAGACGGCGGCACCGCTCCTGCAACACCGAC gaCTGTCCCCCAGGCTCCCAGGACTTCAGGGAAATGCAGTGCTCTGAATTTGACAGCGTTCCCTTCCGTGGGAAATTCTACACTTGGAAGACGTACCGAGGAG GGGGCGTGAAGGCCTGCTCGCTCACGTGCCTAGCCGAAGGCTTCAACTTCTACACGGAGAGGGCGGCGGCTGTAGTGGACGGAACGCCCTGCCGCCCAGACACAGTGGACATTTGTGTCAGCGGCGAGTGCAAG CACGTGGGCTGTGACCGCGTCCTGGGCTCTGATCTCCGGGAGGACAAGTGCCGAGTGTGCGGGGGTGACGGCAGCGCCTGTGAAACCATCGAGGGGGTCTTCAGCTCAGCCTTGCTTGGGGCTG GATACGAGGAAGTCGTCTGGATCCCCAAAGGCTCTGTCCACATTTTCATCCAGGACCTGAACCTCTCCGTCAGTCACGTGG CCCTGAAGGGGGACCAGGAGTCCCTGCTGCTGGAGGGGCTGCCTggcaccccccagccccaccgccTGCCTCTGGCTGGGACCACCTTTCAGCTGCGACAAGGGCCAGATCAGACACAGAGCCTCGAAGCCCTGGGACCCATTAACACATCTCTCATCATCATG GTGTTGGCCCGAACAGAGCTGCCTGCCCTCCGCTACCGTTTCAACGCGCCCATTGCCCGAGATGCCCTGCCCCCCTACTCCTGGCACTACGTGCCCTGGACGAAGTGCTCAGCCCAGTGTGCAGGCG CCAGGTGCAGGCCGTGGAGTGCCGCAGTCAGCTGGACAGCTCAGCCGTGGCCCCCCACCACTGCAGTGCCCACAGCAAGCTGCCCAGGAGGCAGCGTGCCTGCAACACGGAGCCTTGCCCACCAGA CTGGGTTGTAG
- the ADAMTS10 gene encoding A disintegrin and metalloproteinase with thrombospondin motifs 10 isoform X1, translated as MAPACQILRWALALGLGLAFEVTHAFRSQDEFLSSLESYEIAFPTRVDHNGALLAFSPPTTRRQRRGTGPLTESRLFYKVAAPSTHFLLNLTRNPRLVAGHVSVEYWTREGLAWQRAARPHCLYAGHLQGQPSTSHVAISTCGGLHGLIVADEEEYLIEPLQGGPKGHRAPEESGPHVVYKRSSLRHPHLDTACGVRDEKPWKGRPWWLRTLKPPPARPLGNETERGQPGLKRSVSRERYVETLVVADKMMVAYHGRRDVEQYVLAIMNIDSSLGNIVNILVTRLILLTEDQPTLEITHHAGKSLDSFCKWQKSIVNHSGHGNAIPENGVANHDTAVLITRYDICIYKNKPCGTLGLAPVGGMCERERSCSINEDIGLATAFTIAHEIGHTFGMNHDGVGNSCGARGQDPAKLMAAHITMKTNPFVWSSCSRDYITSFLDSGLGLCLNNRPPRQDFVYPTVAPGQAYDADEQCRFQHGVKSRQCKYGEVCSELWCLSKSNRCITNSIPAAEGTLCQTHTIDKGWCYKRVCVPFGSRPEGVDGAWGPWTPWGDCSRTCGGGVSSSSRHCDSPRPTIGGKYCLGERRRHRSCNTDDCPPGSQDFREMQCSEFDSVPFRGKFYTWKTYRGGGVKACSLTCLAEGFNFYTERAAAVVDGTPCRPDTVDICVSGECKHVGCDRVLGSDLREDKCRVCGGDGSACETIEGVFSSALLGAGYEEVVWIPKGSVHIFIQDLNLSVSHVALKGDQESLLLEGLPGTPQPHRLPLAGTTFQLRQGPDQTQSLEALGPINTSLIIMVLARTELPALRYRFNAPIARDALPPYSWHYVPWTKCSAQCAGGSQVQAVECRSQLDSSAVAPHHCSAHSKLPRRQRACNTEPCPPDWVVGNWSRCSRSCDAGVRSRSVVCQRRVSAAEEKALDDSACPQPRPPVLEACHGPACPPEWAALDWSECTPSCGPGLRHRVVLCKSADHRATLPPAHCPPAAKPPATMRCNLRRCPPARWVAGEWGECSAQCGFGQQQRPVRCSSHTGQPSRECAEALRPPATQQCEARCDSAPPGDGLEECKDVNKVAYCPLVLKFQFCSRAYFRQMCCKTCQGR; from the exons ATGGCTCCCGCCTGCCAAATCCTCCGCTGGGCCCTCGCCCTGGGGCTGGGCCTCGCGTTCGAGGTCACGCATGCCTTCCGGTCTCAAG ATGAGTTCCTGTCCAGTCTGGAGAGCTATGAGATCGCCTTCCCCACCCGAGTGGACCACAACGGGGCTCTGCTGGCCTTCTCGCCCCCAACCACCCGGAGGCAGCGTCGGGGCACGGGGCCCCTAACAGAGTCCCGCCTCTTCTACAAGGTGGCCGCCCCCAGCACCCACTTCCTGCTGAACCTGACCCGCAACCCCCGCCTCGTGGCAGGGCACGTCTCCGTGGAATACTGGACTCGAGAGGGCCTGGCCTGGCAGAGGGCTGCCCGGCCCCACTGCCTCTATGCCGGCCACCTGCAGGGCCAGCCCAGCACCTCCCACGTGGCCATCAGCACGTGTGGGGGCCTG CATGGCCTGATTGTGGCAGATGAGGAAGAATACTTGATCGAGCCCCTGCAAGGTGGACCCAAGGGGCACCGTGCCCCAGAGGAGAGTGGCCCCCACGTGGTGTACAAGCGTTCCTCCCTGCGTCACCCCCACCTGGACACAGCCTGTGGAGTGAGAG ATGAGAAACCATGGAAGGGGCGGCCGTGGTGGTTGCGCACTCTGAAACCACCCCCTGCCCGGCCCCTCGGGAATGAAACGGAGCGTGGCCAGCCCGGCCTGAAGCGCTCGGTCAGCCGGGAGCGCTATGTGGAGACCCTGGTGGTGGCCGACAAGATGATGGTGGCCTACCACGGGCGCCGAGACGTGGAACAGTACGTGCTGGCCATCATGAACATT GACTCAAGTCTGGGAAACATCGTTAATATCCTGGTAACACGCCTCATCCTGCTCACGGAGGACCAG CCCACCCTGGAGATCACCCACCACGCCGGGAAGTCCCTGGACAGCTTCTGTAAGTGGCAGAAATCCATCGTGAACCACAGTGGCCATGGCAACGCCATTCCTGAAAACGGCGTGGCCAACCATGACACAGCGGTGCTCATCACGcg CTATGACATCTGCATCTACAAGAACAAACCCTGCGGCACACTAG gcctggcccccgtgGGCGGGATGTGCGAGCGAGAGCGAAGTTGCAGCATCAACGAGGACATCGGCCTGGCCACGGCGTTCACCATCGCCCACGAGATCGGACACAC GTTTGGCATGAACCATGATGGCGTGGGGAACAGCTGCGGGGCCCGTGGCCAGGACCCGGCGAAGCTCATGGCTGCGCACATCACCATGAAGACCAACCCATTTGTGTGGTCCTCTTGCAGCCGTGACTACATCACCAGTTTTCTGGA CTCaggcctggggctctgcctgAACAATCGGCCCCCCAGACAGGACTTCGTGTACCCAACGGTGGCCCCTGGCCAGGCCTACGACGCAGACGAACAGTGCCGCTTCCAGCATGGAGTCAAATCGCGTCAGTGTAAATACGGG GAGGTCTGCAGCGAGTTGTGGTGTCTGAGCAAGAGCAACCGGTGCATCACCAACAGCATCCCGGCCGCGGAAGGCACGCTGTGCCAGACACACACCATCGACAAGGGG TGGTGCTACAAGCGTGTCTGCGTCCCCTTCGGATCGCGGCCGGAGGGCGTGGACGGGGCCTGGGGCCCGTGGACTCCGTGGGGCGACTGCAGCCGGACGTGCGGCGGCGGCGTGTCCTCCTCCAGCCGTCACTGCGACAGCCCCAG GCCGACGATCGGGGGCAAGTACTGCCTGGGCGAGAGACGGCGGCACCGCTCCTGCAACACCGAC gaCTGTCCCCCAGGCTCCCAGGACTTCAGGGAAATGCAGTGCTCTGAATTTGACAGCGTTCCCTTCCGTGGGAAATTCTACACTTGGAAGACGTACCGAGGAG GGGGCGTGAAGGCCTGCTCGCTCACGTGCCTAGCCGAAGGCTTCAACTTCTACACGGAGAGGGCGGCGGCTGTAGTGGACGGAACGCCCTGCCGCCCAGACACAGTGGACATTTGTGTCAGCGGCGAGTGCAAG CACGTGGGCTGTGACCGCGTCCTGGGCTCTGATCTCCGGGAGGACAAGTGCCGAGTGTGCGGGGGTGACGGCAGCGCCTGTGAAACCATCGAGGGGGTCTTCAGCTCAGCCTTGCTTGGGGCTG GATACGAGGAAGTCGTCTGGATCCCCAAAGGCTCTGTCCACATTTTCATCCAGGACCTGAACCTCTCCGTCAGTCACGTGG CCCTGAAGGGGGACCAGGAGTCCCTGCTGCTGGAGGGGCTGCCTggcaccccccagccccaccgccTGCCTCTGGCTGGGACCACCTTTCAGCTGCGACAAGGGCCAGATCAGACACAGAGCCTCGAAGCCCTGGGACCCATTAACACATCTCTCATCATCATG GTGTTGGCCCGAACAGAGCTGCCTGCCCTCCGCTACCGTTTCAACGCGCCCATTGCCCGAGATGCCCTGCCCCCCTACTCCTGGCACTACGTGCCCTGGACGAAGTGCTCAGCCCAGTGTGCAGGCG GCAGCCAGGTGCAGGCCGTGGAGTGCCGCAGTCAGCTGGACAGCTCAGCCGTGGCCCCCCACCACTGCAGTGCCCACAGCAAGCTGCCCAGGAGGCAGCGTGCCTGCAACACGGAGCCTTGCCCACCAGA CTGGGTTGTAGGGAACTGGTCGCGCTGCAGCCGCAGCTGTGATGCGGGTGTGCGCAGTCGCTCTGTCGTGTGCCAGCGCCGCGTGTCGGCCGCCGAGGAGAAGGCGCTGGACGACAGCGCGTGTCCGCAACCGCGCCCGCCGGTGCTGGAGGCCTGCCACGGCCCCGCCTGCCCGCCGGAGTGGGCCGCCCTCGACTGGTCGGAG TGCACCCCCAGCTGCGGCCCAGGCCTCCGCCACCGTGTCGTCCTTTGTAAGAGCGCAGACCACCGCGCCACGCTGCCCCCCGCGCACTGCCCGCCCGCAGCCAAGCCGCCGGCCACCATGCGCTGCAACCTGCGCCGCTGCCCACCGGCCCGCTGGGTGGCTGGCGAGTGGGGCGAG TGCTCTGCTCAGTGCGGCTTTGGGCAGCAACAGCGCCCCGTGCGCTGCTCCAGCCACACGGGCCAGCCATCACGCGAGTGCGCCGAGGCTCTACGGCCACCCGCCACGCAGCAGTGCGAGGCCAGGTGCGACAGCGCGCCTCCTGGGGACGGCCTGGAAG AGTGCAAGGATGTGAACAAGGTCGCCTACTGCCCCCTGGTGCTGAAATTTCAGTTCTGCAGCCGAGCCTACTTCCGCCAGATGTGCTGCAAAACCTGCCAGGGCCGCTAG